GGGATGGACAAGCTCTACGCCTGCCTTCGCGACCAGCAGAAAGCCCTGATGGGCTGGAAGCTGGCGGATTTCGTGGAGACTGTCAAACGCCAGCGCAGGCTGGCCAGAGAAAATCTGGGCCGTGAGGATGAACGCCGCGCGCTGGTGCGGAAACTGGCCGGTGGGCAGAACGCCGCGAACAGATCCCTTCGCGACCTGGCCGAAATGTTCGGCGGACGGTGGCCCAAAAAATTTCAGGCTGTCGCGGATAAAATCAAATCCTCGAGCGCGCGGGTCGCCGAGATGAAAAAGCAGAACGAGGCGCTGATAACCCGCAGCAGGGATCTGGTGGACGGGCAATTGAGACTGATGATCAACCTGGCGTCGCTGAACCGCAACACCTACGAGCAAAGCGGCCGTAAAACTGGCCGCGGCAGTACGCACAAGGTTCTGGACCAGAAAGCCTGAGCTTAATCGAATCGAAGGAAAGGCAGAAAGATGCCGAGCCTGTCAAACGCACTGTATATCGGGTTGTCCGGGATAAGGGTCAATCAGCAGGGCCTTAATGTGGCCGGCCACAATATCGCGAATGTCAACACCGAGGGCTATACGCGCCAGCAGATAGTGCTCGAGGCCAACAAACCGATCCTGCTCAACCAGTTTCTGTTCGGCACCGGCGTCAATCTCAAGAGCATTGCCCGGGTTCGCGACGCCTTTCTCGACCGCCAGTACCGGGACGAGAACCAGCTGCTGGGAGACTTCGAGAAACAGTCTGAAAGTATCGAGCTGGTCGAGGGAATCCTCAGTGAACCCGGAGACACCGGGCTGCACCAGACGATCAAGAACTTCTTCACCAGTCTCCAGGACCTGGCCACCAATCCCGAAAGCAGTTCCGTTCGCACCACTGTCAGTGAGCGGGGCCGCTCGATGGCCCGGATGTTCAACCAGATGTGGACCCAGCTCGACAAGATCAGGAACAATAAAAACCTCGAAATTATCGACCAGGTCAAAAAGGTCAATGAAATCCTGGACCGCGTGGCCGAACTCAACGTGCAGATCGGCAGCACCGAGGCCCTGGGCAACCAAGCCAACGATTTCCGCGACAACCGCGACCGTCTGCTCGACGAATTGAGCCGGATGGTCGATATCTCGGCCGTAGAGGACCCGGCCAACAACACAATGACCGTTTCTATCGCGGGGCAGTCGTTTGTCGTGATCGACAAGGTGACCCATGTCGAAGCCAGGAGTGAAAACATAGGCGGCCGCATGGAAATCCATCTGTACAATCCCGAGGCCAAGGTAGCTATCGAGCTGCGCGGCGGCGAACTTCGCGGCCTGGTGGAAATCAGGGACAGAATGATCCCGGGGATCCAGGACCAGCTCGACACCCTGGCCAGGGCCTTGATCGACGAGGTCAACGCGATCCACCGCCAGGGTTACGGTCTGCAGGGCTCCAGGCTTTCTCTGCCCACCGGGATCGACTTCTTCAGCGGCGACGACGCCCAGACGATAAAAATCAGCTCACTGATCAACAACGATCCCGGCAATATCGCCGCCAGCGGCGGCGGCGCGCCCGGCGACAATACCAATGCCCTGGAACTGGCGATGCTGCGCAACAAGGGCGTGCTCAATAACGGCCGGTTTACCTTCGAGGACTATCTGGCAAGCACGGTCAGCGCCTTCGGCCTGCAGAGTGATACGATCCAGCAGCGGCGGGCCAACCAGGAAATCCTGGTCGAGCACCTTTCCAATTTCCGCGAAAGTGTGATCGGAGTGAACCTGGACGAGGAACTGGTGAATCTGATCCGCTACCAGAAAGCGTTCGGAGCCAATGCCAGGGTAATCAGCACAACCAATGAAATGATGGGAGTCCTGGTCCAGCTTGGACGATACTGATCGCCGAAAATGACGGCAGGGAGGCAACAGGGACGTAAAACACAGCGCCGCTCAAAAACATGAAACGGCTATTCTCTCATATCAGGGACGATAAATGCTGATACTGACAAGGAAGTTGGGGGAGAGTATCGCCATCGGCGACCAGATCAAAGTTTCCCTGCTGGAAGTGCAGGGCAAACAGGTAAAAATTGGCGTCCTGGCCCCGCCGGAGGTACCGATCCACCGGCAGAAAGTATACGAGAAGATCCAGCAGGAAAACCGCCGTGCCGCCGGCACGCGCGAACAGGACCTCCAGGAATTGAAAAAGATTCTGGAAAAACCGGTCCCCGGCAGTGGACAAGTTCACTGACCGGCCCGTTAAGGAGTAACGGAGCACAGGCATGACTGTAAGGGTGACACAGAACCTGCTCAGCACCTCGGTGATGAGGAACCTGAACCGCAACGCCCAGAACCTGCTCGAAATCCAGAGCAAGCTCTCGAGCGGCAAGCGGATCAGAAGGCCCAGCGACGACCCGGTGGGTACGGCCAGCGCTATCCGGCTGCGCTCCCAGTTGAGCCAGACCACCCAGTTCCTCCGCAATATCGAGTCGGGCGAAACTCAGCTTAATACAACCGACGGGGTATTCAATGACCTGAGCGGCCTGCTGATGAGGGCCCAGGAACTGGCGATCAGCCAGGCCAATGTCACCGCCAACACCAACACGCGGGCCGCGGTGGCCGAGGAGGTCGACGCCCTGATCAACCAGTTTGTCGACCTGCTCAATACCAAGGTGGGCAACCGCTTCATTTTCGCCGGCTTCAAAACTATCGACACACCGTTTATCCAAACCGACACCGGAATCACCTATACCGGCGACAGCGGTGAAATGAATATCGAGATCGAGAACGGCACCACAGCCATTACGAACGTGGCCGGCTCGATCCTGATTCCCAGTGTCGACGGCGATCTGGGGGGACACTCGAACCTGTTCCCCTTCTCGGAAAAAACTATCCCGCTGGCCCAGCGCAAGCTTGTCGATCTGAACCAGGGCACCGGCGTGGACCAGGGCCTGATCATGGTGACCAACATGGCCGAAGCTACGGCTGTCGTGGACCTCAGAAACGCGAAAACTCTTGAAGAAGTCGCGTTCCTGATCTCAACCGCCCGCGACGATACCGGCCGCAGGCTGATGGTCGATGCGGTTGTCGACGAGACCAGCCAGGCGATTGTGCTCACCGACCGGACCTCGATCAATGACCGGATCCCCGGCCAGCGGCTGGAGGTCAACGAAGTGACCACCGGCCGCGTGGCCCGTCAGCTCGGGATCGTCGGCAAGGATATTGATGGAGACGGGGTGCTGGAGGGACGAGACCTGGCTCCGATTTCCCTGACGACGCGGTTGGAAAATCTCAACTACGGCAGCGGTGTCGAAAAAGGAAAATTCCAGATCCTCGACCGCGCCGGCAACACGGCGGTGATCGATACCAGCGAAGCGGAGACTATCACCGACGTCCGCGAACTGATCAACCAGGCCGGGATCAATGTCCGCGCCGAAATCAATTCCGGCGGCAGCGGCATTCTGATTGTCGACCAGACCACCGGCCCGTTACAGAATCCACTCACTATCTCAGAATTCAGCGAGAACACCCATACCGCCCGCGACCTCGGAATCCTCACTTCGGAAACCGGTGCGCTGGGCTCCCTCCTGATCGGCAGCTCGCTTGCTCCGGTGCTGACGCGCGACACGGCGGTGAGTCTGCTCAACCGCGGCCGGAGTATCGTTCTGGCGAATATTTACGTCGAAAACGGCCCGCGGACCGGTGAAATCGATCTTTCGCAGGCTGCCAGCGTGGGCGAGATTCTAGATACGATCAACGGCGCAGGTTTCGATCTTCGCGCTGAAATCAACGAGCTGGGCACCGGGATATCGGTCACCAGCACGGTCGGCGGACGTACGCTCAGGATAACCGACGGAACCGGAGGGTTCTCCGCTACCGCCTTGGGGATTACAGGCAGCCGCAACATCCTGGTCGACCCGCTTACTCCCCTTGGCCATGACAGCCAGCTCCTGCCGGCTGTCGACGGAGAGACAAGGCTGGCCGACCTGAACTCCGGCCAGGGTATCGACCCCGGAGCGTTCCGGATAACCGATGCCGAAGGCAACACGGTCTATATCGATATCACCAACTCCAATACGCTCCAGGGCGTTATCAACATTATCAACGATCTCGGGTTCAACGGCCAGGGAATCGTCAATATCGAGGCCCTGATTTCCAACGACCTCAGGGGCATCTCCATTATCGACCGCTCGACCCCGAATACAACGCTGGTGCGCGCCACCAACACCGGTGTGCTCAACATCACGCTCAACTCCCTGTCCGCCGGCGACACGGTGGTGGTCAACACGTTTGACTTCGATGGCGTCGAAACGGCCGGCTACCTCAGCCTGGTGGATACGCCCAGCCTGGGAGAACAGTCGATTACCGGTACGATCGAGACTGTCGACGAAACCGCGAACCGGATTTCAGTGCGCAGCGGTGACGGGACCCTGTATGACGTAACCAGCGAGCAGCCGCTGAACAACCTCTTTATCGGTCAGCAGCTCGAACTCAACGGCTCGCTCAACCCCTCCGGCCAGTTCGAGGCGCGCACCCTCAAGCTGGTGGAAGGGCCCGGGCCGGATGAACAACAGTATGTCGGCACCATTCAATCGGTAGATACTCTCAACAGTACAGTCACGCTCGCCCTGGCCGACGGCACCACCCGCACGGTCGACCTGATCACCGATCGCAGCGTGATCAAGGTCGAGGACGCGCCCCAGAGCACGGCGGCCACTGACCTTGGCATTGCCGGAACCAGCGTGGTGGGCAGCGACCGGATTGTAGGCTCGGCGCTCAACCCCCTGATCACCGGCAGCACGAAGCTCAGTCTGCTCAACGGCGGCACGTTCATCCCGGGACGGATCAATATCCAGAACGGCGACCGGGACGTGGTGGTCGATCTGAGCAGCGCTCAAACCGTCCAGGACGTGATTATCCACCTCAACAACTCGACAGCCGGCGTGGTGGCCGCGATCAACGATGCCGGCATGGGAATCTCGATAAAGAGCAGGATATCAGGAACCACCTTGGTGGTCAACAAGATAGCGCTCAAAAACCCCGACGGATCGAACAGGAAGTACCCCGATGGGACCACCGTGTTCGACGAGACCGCGGACTTGCTGGGCCTGACAGGCAGCAAGGATATCCTGGGTAATCTCCTGTTCCTGAAAAATTCCCTGTTGAGCAACAACCAGGAAGATATCCAGCGCACGCTGAACAATTTCCCCGATTCGCTCAACCGCATACTCAACCAGCGCACCAAGGTCGGGGCCAGGGCCAACCAGCTTTTCACTACCCGGGAGCGCGGCCTGGACAGCAACCTGCGCAATACGGAAATCCTCTCCGGAATCGAGGACCTCGACGTGATCGAGGCGATTAACGAACTGGCTGCCGCTGAAAACGCGTTCAACGCCGCTCTCGGAGCCGCCGGCAGGATTATCATGCCCAGCCTGCTGGACTTTCTCTGATCGGGAAAGTCTCCCTGGGCCGGCTGAACTGAGAAGACAGAGGACTGCAACGTCATAACCATAGACTGGAGGCTGCTTTGAAAGTAAAAACCACAAGATTCGGCACCCTGGATGTGGCCGAAAAGGACCTGATGGTCTTTCCTGAGGGTCTGGTGGGCTTCGCGGGCAACAAGCGGTTCGTGATCTACAGCAAGGAGAACAACCATCCGTTCTTCTGGTTGCAGTCGGCCGATGATCCCAAGCTTGCGTTCGTCATCTGCGACCCGGCGATGTTCTTTCCCGACTACCGGATCAGCGCGCGCAAGTCCGAGCTGTCCACTATCGGCAGCACCAACCCGGAAGACCTGATTATCTGCGTGCTCGTGTCGATCAGCCGCGAGCCGTTCACCATGAGCGCGAACCTACAGGGACCGCTGGTGATCAATACGAAAAACCGCAGGGGCAAGCAGCTTGTGCTGGTTGAGAGCAACTACGGCACGCGCCACCCGATCCCGCTCAAGCAGGAAACGATGGGCGTGCCCCATCCCCTGCTGGCCCAGCGCGCCAGAAACTCTTCCTCGGTGGAAAACTGCCTGGTATTGACCTGATCCGCCGATAGTATCCGTCTGGTATCCGCGGCAGACAGGCTGACAAAAAAACGGGCCAGTCCGGAACAACCGACCCCCTTCCGGTATCTGTCCCGTTGCCTCCAGTCCTCTTCCTGATCTGGCGCGGATCCTATCGTTCAAAGCCGGCTGTGCCCCGACGGGCTTATTGACAAACGGACCGGCCCGTATTCAGTTATATTTTTATCACCCTTTTAATCGCGTCCCCGGGATTCGGAGTCCGGTAAATTGAAGGTAGAGTTTTTCAAGCACAACATTGGCCGTCGCGAACTGGCCGACCTCAAGCGCACCCTGGGCGGATTGTTCCTCACCACGGGCAAGGAGGTCGAGCTTTTCGAGAACGAACTGGCCGGGTTCCTCGCACTGCCACATGCCGTGGGAGTCACCAGTTGCACGGCCGCCATCCAGCTTGCGCTGACAGGCCTGGGCGTGGGTCCGGGCGACGAGGTAATCACCACGC
Above is a genomic segment from Candidatus Glassbacteria bacterium containing:
- the flgK gene encoding flagellar hook-associated protein FlgK; the protein is MPSLSNALYIGLSGIRVNQQGLNVAGHNIANVNTEGYTRQQIVLEANKPILLNQFLFGTGVNLKSIARVRDAFLDRQYRDENQLLGDFEKQSESIELVEGILSEPGDTGLHQTIKNFFTSLQDLATNPESSSVRTTVSERGRSMARMFNQMWTQLDKIRNNKNLEIIDQVKKVNEILDRVAELNVQIGSTEALGNQANDFRDNRDRLLDELSRMVDISAVEDPANNTMTVSIAGQSFVVIDKVTHVEARSENIGGRMEIHLYNPEAKVAIELRGGELRGLVEIRDRMIPGIQDQLDTLARALIDEVNAIHRQGYGLQGSRLSLPTGIDFFSGDDAQTIKISSLINNDPGNIAASGGGAPGDNTNALELAMLRNKGVLNNGRFTFEDYLASTVSAFGLQSDTIQQRRANQEILVEHLSNFRESVIGVNLDEELVNLIRYQKAFGANARVISTTNEMMGVLVQLGRY
- the csrA gene encoding carbon storage regulator CsrA, with the protein product MLILTRKLGESIAIGDQIKVSLLEVQGKQVKIGVLAPPEVPIHRQKVYEKIQQENRRAAGTREQDLQELKKILEKPVPGSGQVH
- the flgL gene encoding flagellar hook-associated protein 3; the encoded protein is MTVRVTQNLLSTSVMRNLNRNAQNLLEIQSKLSSGKRIRRPSDDPVGTASAIRLRSQLSQTTQFLRNIESGETQLNTTDGVFNDLSGLLMRAQELAISQANVTANTNTRAAVAEEVDALINQFVDLLNTKVGNRFIFAGFKTIDTPFIQTDTGITYTGDSGEMNIEIENGTTAITNVAGSILIPSVDGDLGGHSNLFPFSEKTIPLAQRKLVDLNQGTGVDQGLIMVTNMAEATAVVDLRNAKTLEEVAFLISTARDDTGRRLMVDAVVDETSQAIVLTDRTSINDRIPGQRLEVNEVTTGRVARQLGIVGKDIDGDGVLEGRDLAPISLTTRLENLNYGSGVEKGKFQILDRAGNTAVIDTSEAETITDVRELINQAGINVRAEINSGGSGILIVDQTTGPLQNPLTISEFSENTHTARDLGILTSETGALGSLLIGSSLAPVLTRDTAVSLLNRGRSIVLANIYVENGPRTGEIDLSQAASVGEILDTINGAGFDLRAEINELGTGISVTSTVGGRTLRITDGTGGFSATALGITGSRNILVDPLTPLGHDSQLLPAVDGETRLADLNSGQGIDPGAFRITDAEGNTVYIDITNSNTLQGVINIINDLGFNGQGIVNIEALISNDLRGISIIDRSTPNTTLVRATNTGVLNITLNSLSAGDTVVVNTFDFDGVETAGYLSLVDTPSLGEQSITGTIETVDETANRISVRSGDGTLYDVTSEQPLNNLFIGQQLELNGSLNPSGQFEARTLKLVEGPGPDEQQYVGTIQSVDTLNSTVTLALADGTTRTVDLITDRSVIKVEDAPQSTAATDLGIAGTSVVGSDRIVGSALNPLITGSTKLSLLNGGTFIPGRINIQNGDRDVVVDLSSAQTVQDVIIHLNNSTAGVVAAINDAGMGISIKSRISGTTLVVNKIALKNPDGSNRKYPDGTTVFDETADLLGLTGSKDILGNLLFLKNSLLSNNQEDIQRTLNNFPDSLNRILNQRTKVGARANQLFTTRERGLDSNLRNTEILSGIEDLDVIEAINELAAAENAFNAALGAAGRIIMPSLLDFL
- a CDS encoding flagellar assembly protein FliW; protein product: MKVKTTRFGTLDVAEKDLMVFPEGLVGFAGNKRFVIYSKENNHPFFWLQSADDPKLAFVICDPAMFFPDYRISARKSELSTIGSTNPEDLIICVLVSISREPFTMSANLQGPLVINTKNRRGKQLVLVESNYGTRHPIPLKQETMGVPHPLLAQRARNSSSVENCLVLT